In Corylus avellana chromosome ca2, CavTom2PMs-1.0, the following proteins share a genomic window:
- the LOC132169599 gene encoding uncharacterized protein LOC132169599, which yields MDACHLLLGRPWQYDRNAHHDGRKNTYSFLVDNVKLTLLPNLGDKPKPSKGAGQNVLAKREFIKEMCDSNQVYVLVGKECTPTEEEVSEAIKGLVEEFSDVFPEELPKELPPLRDIQHQIDLVPGSNLPNRPHYHMSPKEHEELCRQVEGLLSKGHSGELEHMCSSSFAFT from the coding sequence ATGGACGCATGCCATTTATTGCTAGGAAGGCCATGGCAATATGATAGAAATGCTCATCATGATGGAAGGAAGAACACCTATAGCTTTTTGGTGGATAATGTGAAACTCACTCTTTTGCCTAATCTGGGAGACAAACCTAAACCTTCTAAAGGGGCGGGCCAAAATGTCTTGGCTAAGAGGGAATTCATTAAGGAGATGTGTGATTCCAATCAAGTATATGTCCTAGTTGGGAAGGAGTGCACTCCCACTGAGGAGGAGGTCTCGGAAGCAATCAAGGGATTGGTGGAGGAGTTTTCCGATGTGTTCCCGGAAGAATTACCCAAAGAGTTACCGCCTCTTCGCGACATTCAACACCAAATCGACTTGGTACCCGGTTCTAATCTCCCCAACCGACCACACTACCACATGAGTCCCAAGGAGCATGAAGAGCTATGCCGACAAGTAGAGGGGTTACTATCCAAGGGTCATTCGGGAGAGCTTGAGCACATGTGCAGTTCTAGCTTTGCTTTCACCTAA